In the Clostridium sporogenes genome, one interval contains:
- a CDS encoding ABC transporter substrate-binding protein: MKKISSLILVLVLGIMFTFTGCAAKSQTTSNANEKSKTVTFKDSRGVEVTVPKNPKRVVVINNSIAEIVYCLGAGDKIVGISDALKFPAALVKKQRVGSSFNPNIEKIISLKPDIVFGYGQHIKKEMIQKIEASGTKFVALDGFKINSLDNDIKTLGEIFDKQEKANEYVEFINKNLNMIKERVKDIKPEEKVKVYWEEHSDYKSASKGSAGAEMLDIAGVENIAGKEPVAYPQVNKEWIVERNPQVVVKLGTSKLPLGYEEKDTNRIEKYANKIITRTGWNKIDAVKNKKVYIMSNEIGTSTRSVVGIYYLAKWCYPDKFKDLNSERVHKELLEKFYNVKYKGIWTYPNN, translated from the coding sequence ATGAAAAAGATAAGTAGTTTAATTTTAGTATTAGTTTTAGGTATTATGTTTACTTTTACTGGGTGCGCAGCTAAATCACAGACAACATCTAATGCTAATGAGAAGAGTAAAACAGTTACATTTAAGGATTCTAGAGGAGTAGAAGTTACAGTTCCTAAAAATCCTAAAAGAGTAGTAGTTATAAATAATTCTATAGCAGAAATAGTTTATTGTTTAGGTGCAGGAGATAAGATAGTGGGAATTTCTGATGCTTTAAAATTTCCAGCAGCTTTAGTTAAAAAACAAAGAGTAGGATCTTCTTTTAACCCAAATATAGAAAAAATAATATCATTAAAACCAGATATAGTTTTTGGATATGGACAACATATAAAGAAAGAAATGATACAAAAGATAGAAGCATCAGGAACTAAATTTGTTGCTTTAGACGGATTTAAAATAAATTCATTAGATAATGATATAAAAACTTTAGGTGAAATTTTCGATAAACAAGAAAAAGCTAACGAATATGTAGAATTTATAAATAAAAATCTTAATATGATAAAAGAAAGAGTTAAAGACATAAAACCAGAAGAGAAAGTAAAAGTATATTGGGAAGAACATTCAGACTATAAAAGTGCCTCTAAGGGCTCAGCCGGTGCTGAAATGTTAGATATAGCCGGTGTAGAAAATATTGCAGGAAAGGAACCGGTAGCATATCCACAGGTTAATAAAGAATGGATAGTAGAAAGAAATCCACAGGTAGTAGTAAAGTTGGGTACATCAAAATTACCTTTAGGATATGAAGAGAAGGATACTAATAGAATAGAAAAGTATGCAAATAAAATAATTACTAGAACTGGTTGGAATAAAATAGATGCAGTTAAGAATAAAAAGGTTTATATAATGTCAAATGAAATAGGTACATCAACAAGAAGTGTAGTTGGTATTTATTATTTAGCTAAATGGTGCTATCCAGACAAATTTAAAGATTTAAATTCAGAAAGGGTACATAAGGAATTATTAGAAAAATTTTATAATGTTAAATACAAAGGTATATGGACATATCCTAATAATTAA